A section of the Falco rusticolus isolate bFalRus1 chromosome Z, bFalRus1.pri, whole genome shotgun sequence genome encodes:
- the MRPS36 gene encoding 28S ribosomal protein S36, mitochondrial — MGSKMAAATRVVQVVKPHTPLIKFPDRKGSPRPKIQESLQAGVPSLHASKAQESVGGSSLGFQNMALVSRVKGTPDTSELARTLPQKYRRKLMSDEEIEFIQRGGPE, encoded by the exons ATGGGCAGTAAGATGGCGGCCGCCACGAGGGTCGTTCAG GTAGTCAAGCCACATACTCCGTTAATTAAGTTCCCAGACAGAAAAGGTAGTCCCAGACCTAAAA TACAGGAATCTCTACAAGCGGGTGTGCCATCTCTCCATGCTTCAAAAGCACAGGAGTCTGTAGGAGGCAGCTCTCTGGGCTTTCAAAATATGGCACTTGTTAGTAGAGTAAAAGGTACACCAGACACTTCTGAATTAGCGAGAACCTTGcctcagaaatacagaaggaaacTTATGTCAGATGAAGAGATTGAATTTATTCAA CGTGGAGGTCCAGAATAG